In Carassius carassius chromosome 5, fCarCar2.1, whole genome shotgun sequence, one genomic interval encodes:
- the LOC132141163 gene encoding spectrin beta chain, non-erythrocytic 1-like isoform X3 — protein sequence MSTLSPTDFDSVEIQQQYNDINNRWDIAAETEWDNENSSARLFERSRIKALADEREAVQKKTFTKWVNSHLGRVTCRIGDLYTDLRDGRMLIRLLEVLSGEQLPKPTKGRMRIHCLENVDKALQFLKEQKVHLENMGSHDIVDGNHRLTLGLIWTIILRFQIQDISVETEDNKEKKSAKDALLLWCQMKTAGYPNVNVHNFTTSWRDGLAFNAIVHKHRPDLIDFDNLKRSNAHYNLQNAFNVAEKELGLTKLLDPEDVNVDQPDEKSIITYVATYYHYFSKMKALAVEGKRIGKVLDYAIEADQLIEKYETLASELLQWIEQTIVTLNDRQLANSLNGVQNQLQAFNTYRTVEKPPKFTEKGNLEVLLFTIQSKMRANNQKVYIPREGKLISDINKAWERLEKAEHERELALRNELIRQEKLEMLAARFDRKAAMRETWLSENQRLVSQDSFGVDLGAVEAATRKHEAIETDIQAYGERVAAVEAVARELEAEGYHEVRRILARRDNVLRLWEYLKELLAARRERLFAHRDLQRLLQEMSYIMDWMEDMESRLQSQDSGKHLHDVEDLLQKHTLVEADISAQAERVKAVQAAAKRFTSNEQNYKPCDPSLVEEKVDLLGRTYGDLGQLAVDRRARLDDSRRLWQFLWELGEEAAWIREQEQILSGGDYGKDLSSALHLLSKHEAFRDEMAARYGPLGNSIAGGETLVKEGHFGAPEVTERIKDVKAQWSHMEEASQLREQGLKESVALHQFQTDANDMDAWILETLRQVSSQEVGHDEFSTQTLARKQREVEEEIQSHRSLIDSLHEQASTLPEAYAQSPQVEGRLPAIEQQYEELERLSSSWRQDLDGALALYRMFSEASACQLWVGEKELWLHNMEIPTKLEDLEVVQQRFETLEPEMNTLGARISDVNQVAQQLLGSDNRNKEQIDQTQNQLNKRWSDFQSLANQRKQALESALNIQNYHLECNEIKSWMKEKTKVIESTQSLGNDLAGVMALQRKLTGMERDLEAIQGKLDDLRSEAEKLASEHPEQEEEIKGRLAEIQDVWEELRATMKRREESLGEASKLQGFLRDLDDFQAWLSRTQTTVASEDTPTSLAEAERLLAQHEAIKNEVDNYREDYEKMRATGAEVTQGQTDAQHMFLAQRLQALDTGWNELRRMWESRHCVLAQAFDFQTLLRDAKQAEGFLNSQEYVLSHTEMPSSLQGAVEAIKKHEDFLTTMEANEEKINGVVESGRRLISDGNTYADKIQEKTDSIQERHQKNRQAANELLAKLKDNRELQHFLQDGQELNLWINEKMLTAQDMSYDEARNLHSKWQKHQAFMAELASNKDWLDKIDKEGQVLVKEKPELEQTVSETMGSLQKQWEELESTTQAKAQCLFDANRAELFTQSCSALDSWLQNISSQLQSDDFGKDLTSVNILLKKHQMLEHQMEVREKEVQSLQSQALALAQEDAGIVEVDGQQRRVTESFSNLQDPLRQRRQQLLDSKEAHQFNRDLEDEILWVKERMPLATSTDHGKDLPSVQLLIKKNQTLQKEIQGHQPRIDDIQAHGRNMSPEESEMDRERRAALDVRLAELRELWALLISETEKRNLRLEEANRAQQFYADAAEAEAWMGEQELHMMSEEKAKDEQSALVMVKKHQILEQALEDYAQTIHQLANSSRLMVNSEHPESERITLRQAQVDKLYAGLKDLAEERRGKLQERLRLTQLKREVDDLEQWIAEREVVAGSHELGQDYEHVTMLRDKFREFARDTSTIGQERVDAVNDQADELIESGHPENASVAEWKDGLNEAWADLLELIDTRTQMLAASYELHRFHQDAREALGLIREKKETLAGAELGRDLNTVQHLLRQHTAYEHDVQALSGQITQVQDDAARLQKAYAGEKADDIHRHERAVTEAWEGLQSATQARRLLLLDTVEKFRFLNMVRDLMLWMEGVSLQIQSHDSPRDVSSAGLVIANHQDIKSEIETRADSFTASSEMGRTLINNNHYASDEIQEKLDQLQARRTEINQKWQEKMDHLQIVLEVLQFSRDASMAESWLAGQEPLVRGAELGSNVDEVESLIKRHEAFEKLAAGWEDRFTQLEKLTTLEEQEIQRRREEEERARRPPTPPPVEEVVQSEINDSAARTSLDQTTLNQSVSVNGDYSDQETSQGSESESVNGPGRDSGLDSASRQDPSATLPGRGGAEAATEIMEGILCRKQEMESHNKKAATRSWQNVYCILRKGSLGFYKDNKSASSGIPYHGEVPISLTEAVCEVAHDYKKRKHVFKLRLGDGKEFLFQAKDEAEMSSWIQAIQSSLSSTEHSPGGTRGLSRAMTMPPMSPSSGDAGGVTMRNKDGKERDREKRFSFFGKKK from the exons ATCCAAGACATTAGCGTTGAGACAGAGGACAACAAGGAGAAGAAATCAGCCAAAGATGCTCTGCTGCTGTGGTGTCAGATGAAGACTGCAGG GTACCCAAATGTCAATGTCCACAACTTTACCACCAGCTGGAGAGATGGTCTAGCGTTCAATGCCATAGTGCACAAACACAG GCCAGACTTGATTGACTTTGATAATCTTAAGCGCTCTAATGCCCACTATAACCTGCAGAATGCCTTTAATGTGGCAGAGAAGGAACTGGGTCTTACCAAGCTACTGGATCCAGAGG ATGTGAATGTTGATCAGCCTGATGAGAAGTCCATCATCACATATGTGGCCACATACTACCACTACTTCAGCAAGATGAAGGCGCTCGCCGTAGAGGGCAAGAGAATTGGCAAG GTGCTAGACTATGCTATTGAAGCAGATCAGCTGATAGAGAAATATGAGACTCTGGCCTCAGAGCTGCTGCAGTGGATTGAACAAACCATTGTTACCCTTAATGACCGTCAGCTCGCTAACTCGCTCAATGGGGTTCAGAACCAGCTACAGGCCTTCAATACATACCGCACCGTGGAGAAACCACCCAA GTTTACTGAAAAGGGAAATTTGGAGGTTTTGCTCTTCACCATTCAGAGTAAAATGAGAGCAAACAATCAGAAAGTCTACATCCCACGAGAGGGAAAACTcatctctgacatcaacaag GCATGGGAGAGGCTGGAGAAAGCAGAACATGAGAGGGAGTTGGCACTGAGAAATGAGCTGATTCGTCAGGAGAAGCTGGAGATGTTGGCCGCACGTTTTGACCGCAAAGCAGCCATGAGAGAAACCTGGCTCAGCGAAAACCAGCGGCTGGTCTCACAG GACAGTTTTGGTGTTGACCTGGGTGCTGTGGAAGCAGCCACTCGCAAACACGAGGCCATTGAGACAGACATTCAGGCGTATGGTGAGCGTGTAGCAGCTGTAGAAGCTGTTGCTCGAGAACTGGAGGCGGAGGGATATCATGAAGTGCGGCGCATACTGGCACGGAGGGATAACGTCCTCAGACTGTGGGAGTATCTGAAGGAACTACTTGCAGCACGTAGAGAGAGGCTGTTTGCACACAGAGACCTGCAGCGCCTCCTACAGGAGATGAGCTACATCATGGACTGGATGGAAGACATGGAG agTCGCCTGCAATCTCAGGACAGTGGCAAACACCTTCATGATGTGGAGGACttgctgcagaaacacacacttgTGGAAGCTGATATATCCGCACAGGCTGAGCGAGTCAAGGCCGTgcaagctgctgcaaagagattTACTTCAAATGAACAAA ATTATAAGCCATGTGACCCCTCTCTGGTTGAAGAGAAGGTGGATCTTCTTGGCCGAACGTATGGAGATCTCGGGCAGCTGGCAGTGGATCGACGAGCTCGACTGGATGATTCACGAAGGTTGTGGCAGTTCCTGTGGGAACTGGGAGAGGAGGCCGCCTGGATCCGAGAGCAGGAGCAGATCCTGTCCGGAGGAGACTACGGAAAGGACTTAAGCTCCGCTCTTCACCTTCTGTCTAAACATGAGGCCTTCAGGGATGAGATGGCAGCCCGGTATGGCCCTCTAGGGAACAGCATTGCTGGTGGAGAGACCCTGGTGAAGGAAGGGCACTTTGGAGCTCCTGAGGTGACAGAGCGAATCAAGGACGTGAAAGCACAGTGGTCGCACATGGAGGAG GCCTCACAGTTGCGTGAGCAGGGACTGAAAGAGTCTGTAGCTCTCCATCAGTTCCAGACAGATGCAAACGACATGGACGCCTGGATACTGGAAACACTAAGACAG GTGTCTAGTCAAGAAGTTGGCCATGATGAGTTTTCTACACAGACTCTGGCCAGAAAGCAGAGAGAGGTGGAGGAGGAAATTCAAAGTCACCGATCACTCATCGACTCACTACATGAACAGGCCTCTACACTGCCTGAAGCATATGCACAGTCTCCACAG GTGGAGGGCCGTCTCCCAGCAATAGAGCAGCAATATGAAGAGTTAGAGAGGCTGTCGTCGTCATGGCGACAGGACTTAGATGGAGCACTTGCATTATATCGTATGTTTAGCGAAGCTAGTGCCTGCCAGCTGTGGGTCGGAGAAAAAGAACTGTGGCTGCATAACATGGAGATTCCCACCAAACTGGAGGATCTGGAGGTGGTCCAGCAGAG GTTTGAAACTCTGGAGCCAGAGATGAACACACTGGGTGCTCGCATTTCTGATGTCAATCAAGTGGCTCAACAGCTTCTTGGATCAGACAACCGCAACAAAGAGCAGATTGACCAGACACAGAACCAACTCAATAAGAG GTGGTCTGATTTCCAGAGTCTGGCCAACCAGCGCAAACAAGCTCTGGAATCAGCACTGAATATCCAGAACTATCATCTAGAGTGTAATGAGATCAAGAGCTGGATGAAGGAGAAGACCAAGGTCATCGAGTCCACGCAGAGCCTTGGAAATGACCTGGCTGGGGTCATGGCTCTGCAGCGTAAGCTCACTGGTATGGAGAGAGACCTGGAGGCTATACAG GGTAAGCTGGATGACCTGCGTTCTGAGGCCGAGAAGTTGGCATCTGAGCACCCCGAGCAGGAGGAGGAGATCAAGGGTCGGCTGGCTGAAATCCAGGATGTGTGGGAGGAGCTTCGAGCCACCATGAAACGGCGCGAGGAGTCACTGGGCGAAGCCTCTAAGCTTCAGGGCTTCCTTAGAGATCTTGATGACTTCCAGGCATGGCTTTCTCGCACACAGACCACTGTGGCATCTGAGGACACACCTACATCTTTGGCGGAAGCAGAGCGTCTGCTGGCTCAGCATGAGGCCATCAAGAATGAAGTAGATAATTACAGGGAAGATTACGAGAAGATGAGAGCTACTGGAGCTGAG GTGACTCAGGGACAGACTGATGCCCAGCACATGTTCCTAGCTCAGCGGCTTCAAGCATTGGACACTGGCTGGAATGAGCTGAGGAGAATGTGGGAGAGCCGCCACTGTGTCCTCGCTCAGGCCTTTGATTTCCAAACCTTGCTACGAGATGCAAAACAAGCAGAGGGCTTCCTCAATAGCCAG GAGTATGTTCTTTCACACACAGAGATGCCCTCCAGCCTTCAAGGGGCTGTGGAGGCCATCAAGAAACATGAAGACTTCCTCACCACCATGGAGGCCAATGAAGAAAAGATCAACGGCGTGGTTGAGTCTGGACGGAGACTCATTTCAGATGGCAACACCTATGCAGACAAGATCCAAGAGAAGACAGACTCCATTCAGGAGAG GCACCAGAAGAACAGACAAGCTGCAAATGAGCTGCTAGCTAAACTGAAGGACAACAGAGAGCTGCAGCACTTCCTGCAGGATGGACAAGAG CTGAACTTGTGGATAAATGAGAAAATGTTGACGGCTCAGGACATGTCCTATGATGAGGCTAGAAACCTCCACAGCAAGTGGCAGAAGCACCAGGCCTTCATGGCTGAGCTAGCCTCCAATAAAGACTGGCTGGACAAGATTGACAAG GAGGGTCAGGTGTTAGTGAAGGAGAAGCCTGAACTGGAGCAGACGGTATCAGAGACTATGGGCAGCCTGCAGAAGCAGTGGGAGGAGCTTGAGAGCACCACTCAAGCCAAAGCTCAGTGTCTGTTTGATGCTAACCGAGCTGAACTTTTCACACAAAGCTGTTCAGCACTGGACTCCTGGCTCCAGAACATCTCCTCTCAACTCCAAAGCGATGACTTTGGAAAAGATCTCACCAGTGTCAACATCTTGCTCAAGAAGCACCAG ATGCTGGAGCATCAGATGGAGGTGCGTGAGAAAGAGGTCCAGTCTCTGCAGTCACAGGCTCTGGCCTTGGCCCAAGAGGATGCTGGGATTGTGGAGGTGGATGGGCAGCAGAGAAGGGTGACAGAGAGCTTCTCTAATCTGCAGGACCCTCTAAGACAGCGGAGGCAGCAACTTCTTGATTCAAAAGAGGCTCATCAGTTCAACAGAGACCTTGAGGATGAAATT TTATGGGTAAAGGAGAGGATGCCTCTCGCCACGTCCACAGACCATGGTAAAGATCTTCCCAGTGTACAGCTTCTCATCAAAAAGAATCAG ACTCTGCAGAAAGAGATTCAGGGTCATCAGCCCCGTATCGACGACATCCAGGCTCATGGTAGGAACATGTCCCCTGAGGAGTCAGAGATGGACAGGGAGAGGAGAGCTGCTCTTGATGTTCGTCTGGCGGAGCTGAGGGAATTGTGGGCCCTTTTGATTTCTGAGACAGAGAAGAGGAACTTGAGGCTAGAAGAGGCTAACCGAGCGCAGCAGTTTTACGCAGATGCTGCAGAGGCTGAGGCCTGGATGGGAGAACAAGAGCTTCAtatgatgtcagaggaaaaggCAAAG GATGAGCAGAGTGCTTTGGTGATGGTGAAGAAACACCAGATTCTGGAGCAGGCTCTAGAGGACTATGCTCAGACCATCCACCAGCTGGCCAATAGCAGCAGACTTATGGTGAATAGTGAACACCCAGAGAG TGAAAGAATCACTCTGAGGCAGGCCCAGGTGGATAAACTGTACGCAGGGTTGAAGGATCTGGCAGAAGAGAGGAGGGGCAAACTGCAGGAGAGACTGAGACTGACCCAGCTGAAGAGAGAGGTGGATGATTTAGAGCAGTGGATCGCTGAAAGAGAGGTTGTCGCTGGGTCTCACGAACTCGGACAGGACTACGAACATGTGACG ATGTTGCGTGATAAATTCCGGGAGTTTGCGCGGGACACCAGCACAATTGGCCAGGAGCGTGTGGATGCAGTGAATGACCAGGCAGATGAACTTATTGAGTCAGGTCATCCTGAAAATGCCAGTGTGGCTGAATGGAAGGACGGGCTCAATGAGGCCTGGGCTGACCTGCTCGAGCTCAttgacacacgcacacagatgCTTGCCGCCTCGTACGAGTTGCACCGCTTCCATCAGGACGCCCGGGAAGCTCTGGGGCTCATACGGGAGAAGAAGGAAACACTAGCAGGGGCTGAACTCGGACGGGACCTGAACACTGTCCAACACTTGCTTAGACAGCATACGGCATATGAGCATGATGTACAGGCACTGAGTGGACAG ATCACACAGGTTCAGGATGATGCTGCACGTCTACAGAAAGCATATGCTGGAGAGAAAGCTGATGATATCCATCGACACGAGCGTGCGGTCACAGAGGCCTGGGAGGGGCTTCAATCTGCCACTCAAGCCAGACGGCTACTCCTACTGGACACAGTGGAGAAGTTCAGATTCTTAAACATGGTCAGAGACCTAATGCTGTGGATGGAGGGAGTCAGTTTACAAATCCAGTCACATGACAGCCCAAG GGACGTCTCCTCAGCTGGTCTGGTCATTGCCAACCATCAGGATATTAAGTCTGAGATAGAGACCAGAGCAGACAGCTTTACCGCAAGCAGTGAAATGGGACGCACCCTCATCAACAACAACCACTATGCTTCAGATGAG ATTCAAGAGAAATTGGATCAGCTTCAGGCCAGACGCACTGAAATTAATCAGAAGTGGCAAGAGAAAATGGATCACTTACAGATCG tTCTAGAGGTGTTACAGTTTAGCAGGGATGCATCTATGGCCGAGTCATGGCTGGCAGGACAGGAGCCACTGGTCAGGGGAGCAGAATTGGGCTCTAACGTCGATGAGGTTGAGAGTCTTATCAAACGCCATGAAGCCTTTGAAAAACTGGCAGCAGGCTGGGAAGATCGTTTCACACAGCTAGAGAAGCTCACCACG CTGGAGGAACAGGAAATTCAAAGAAGACGGGAAGAGGAAGAGAGGGCCCGACGACCACCCACACCTCCCCCTGTGGAGGAGGTAGTACAGTCTGAGATAAACGATTCTGctgcaag GACGAGTCTGGATCAGACTACATTGAACCAGTCAGTATCTGTCAATGGGGACTACAGTGACCAGGAAACATCACAG ggatcagaatcagaatctgtAAACGGTCCGGGCCGTGACAGCGGTCTAGACTCAGCATCACGGCAAGACCCTTCAGCTACACTGCCAGGGCGAGGAGGAGCAGAGGCGGCCACAGAAATTATGGAGGGCATCCTTTGCAGGAAACAGGAAATGGAATCGCACAACAAAAAAGCAGCCACCAG ATCGTGGCAGAATGTATATTGCATATTACGTAAAGGCAGTCTGGGCTTCTATAAGGACAACAAGAGTGCCTCGAGTGGAATCCCCTACCATGGAGAAGTTCCCATCAGCCTTACTGAGGCTGTCTGTGAGGTCGCCCATGACtacaagaaaagaaaacatgTATTTAAACTTAG GCTTGGGGATGGAAAAGAGTTCTTGTTCCAAGCAAAGGATGAG GCTGAGATGAGTTCATGGATTCAAGCAATCCAGTCATCCTTGTCGTCCACCGAGCATTCACCGGGTGGCACACGAGGTCTGAGTCGGGCGATGACCATGCCGCCTATGTCTCCCAGCTCGGGCGATGCAGGAGGTGTAACCATGCGCAACAAAGATGGCAAAGAGAGAGACCGCGAGAAGCGCttcagtttctttggcaagaagaAATAA